Proteins from a single region of Leuconostoc lactis:
- a CDS encoding AAA family ATPase, with protein sequence MKIEVFFEPEIFFTRRVDKIDGTFRFDDFLKLLDEVNSSKSDDDSDQNQRKFIVTKDSSVFQNNHICVIRLSDFVGYKSFVFERMDLYLDIFERMGVEKLLINNPTRILMSNLENQSGLLVHNINSFKKININKINSLSEKLDQQIIGQEKAKLAIYRKLIIQHIRTGNKPLVLMFYGNPGIGKTEVAKLMASTLFKTKTILREQMSMTAGNASIEYFKATGHTENSFSKELLNRKSNILLLDEFALAPEYIQTAFFQLFDEGKYIDQNFSVDMRNSIIICTSNFTSKKQMKKSISPALYSRFDAVIPFVDFTLEEKLEVSDKIIENYVKSGKMKSQYIELIDIYKVKDRVHQMVKTLSNFRSIRNLVEDIIADELIKISEFKK encoded by the coding sequence ATGAAGATAGAAGTATTTTTTGAACCTGAAATTTTTTTCACACGACGAGTAGACAAGATTGATGGAACTTTTCGTTTTGATGACTTTTTAAAATTGTTGGATGAAGTTAACTCTTCTAAAAGTGATGATGACTCTGACCAAAATCAGCGTAAATTTATAGTTACTAAAGATAGTTCAGTATTTCAGAATAATCATATATGTGTTATTAGGCTTTCAGATTTTGTAGGTTACAAATCGTTTGTATTCGAAAGAATGGATTTGTATTTAGACATTTTTGAGCGAATGGGTGTCGAAAAATTATTAATTAATAATCCAACTCGAATATTGATGTCCAATTTGGAGAATCAATCGGGTCTATTAGTTCATAACATAAACTCGTTTAAAAAAATTAATATAAATAAAATTAATTCTTTGAGTGAGAAATTGGATCAGCAGATTATTGGGCAAGAAAAGGCGAAATTAGCTATTTATCGAAAGTTGATTATTCAACATATTCGAACTGGTAATAAGCCGTTAGTTTTAATGTTTTATGGTAACCCTGGTATTGGAAAAACAGAAGTTGCAAAATTAATGGCGTCCACACTCTTCAAAACAAAGACAATTCTTCGTGAGCAAATGTCAATGACTGCTGGTAATGCTAGTATTGAATACTTTAAGGCTACTGGTCATACAGAAAATTCGTTTTCAAAAGAATTGTTAAACAGAAAATCGAATATTTTACTCTTGGATGAATTTGCATTAGCACCAGAATATATACAAACTGCTTTTTTTCAACTTTTTGACGAAGGGAAATATATTGACCAGAATTTTTCTGTAGATATGCGGAACTCAATTATTATTTGTACGTCCAATTTTACTTCAAAAAAACAAATGAAAAAATCGATAAGTCCTGCACTATATTCTCGTTTTGATGCAGTAATTCCATTTGTTGATTTTACTTTAGAGGAAAAATTAGAAGTGTCCGACAAAATAATTGAAAATTATGTTAAATCGGGAAAAATGAAGTCACAATATATTGAACTTATTGATATTTATAAAGTTAAAGACCGGGTACATCAAATGGTTAAGACCTTGTCAAATTTTCGATCTATTCGTAATTTGGTAGAGGACATAATTGCTGATGAACTTATTAAAATTTCAGAGTTTAAAAAATGA